The following are from one region of the Variovorax sp. V213 genome:
- a CDS encoding branched-chain amino acid ABC transporter substrate-binding protein → MKSTRVPMVPIALASLLALAGTAEAQQPTYKIAYIDPLSGPFANVGELMLMHTQYAIEEINAKGGVLGGTRLQLLQFDSKLSAQESQSALQAAIDQGARAIVTGGSGSSVVTALVQSVARWNQRNPGKELIVLNHSSIDPEMTGKTCSFWHFQTEANTAMKMKALANYIKKTPDVKKVYLLNQDYAHGKQWASYGRQLVGLARPDVQFVGETLHPIGRVKDFSPYIANIKQSGADSVITGNWGQDMTLLLKAAGDAGYNLRYFNHSAGSVPGTVLAVSQAKLGQLTWVAEWHPGQADTPRVDALAKAYKAKTGKDFLAPRIDFTPRLLAAAINKAGSTDTVKVAYALEDMRFDSVVGPVRMRAEDHQLLLPQVVNTIAPVDGKSVKSGWEGTSYGFRTDAVYTGNELAQGSDCKMVRPGG, encoded by the coding sequence ATGAAATCCACACGCGTGCCCATGGTGCCTATCGCCCTCGCCTCGCTGCTGGCCCTGGCGGGCACCGCAGAGGCCCAGCAGCCCACCTACAAGATCGCCTACATCGATCCGCTCTCCGGGCCGTTCGCCAACGTGGGCGAGCTGATGCTCATGCACACGCAATACGCCATCGAGGAGATCAACGCCAAGGGCGGCGTGCTCGGCGGCACCAGGCTGCAGCTGCTGCAATTCGACAGCAAGCTCTCGGCGCAGGAAAGCCAGAGTGCGCTGCAGGCGGCCATCGACCAGGGCGCCAGGGCCATTGTCACGGGCGGGTCGGGTTCCTCGGTGGTCACCGCGCTCGTGCAGTCGGTGGCGCGCTGGAACCAGCGCAATCCGGGCAAGGAGCTGATCGTGCTGAACCATTCCTCGATCGACCCCGAGATGACAGGCAAGACCTGCAGCTTCTGGCACTTCCAGACCGAGGCCAACACCGCGATGAAGATGAAGGCGCTGGCCAACTACATCAAGAAGACGCCCGACGTGAAGAAGGTCTACCTGCTGAACCAGGACTATGCCCACGGCAAGCAATGGGCGAGCTACGGGCGCCAGCTGGTGGGCCTGGCGCGGCCCGACGTGCAGTTCGTGGGCGAAACGCTGCACCCCATCGGCCGCGTGAAAGACTTCTCGCCCTACATCGCGAACATCAAGCAAAGCGGGGCCGACTCGGTCATTACCGGCAACTGGGGGCAGGACATGACCCTGCTGCTCAAGGCCGCTGGCGATGCGGGCTACAACCTGCGCTACTTCAACCACAGCGCGGGCTCGGTGCCTGGCACGGTGCTGGCGGTGTCTCAGGCCAAGCTGGGGCAGCTGACCTGGGTCGCCGAATGGCATCCGGGCCAGGCCGACACGCCGCGGGTCGATGCGCTCGCCAAGGCCTACAAGGCCAAGACCGGCAAGGACTTCCTGGCGCCGCGCATCGACTTCACGCCGCGCCTGCTGGCCGCCGCCATCAACAAGGCCGGCAGCACCGACACGGTGAAGGTGGCCTACGCGCTCGAAGACATGCGCTTCGATTCCGTGGTGGGCCCGGTCCGCATGCGCGCCGAGGACCACCAGCTGCTGTTGCCGCAGGTGGTCAACACCATTGCGCCGGTCGACGGCAAGAGTGTCAAGTCGGGCTGGGAAGGCACCAGCTACGGCTTCCGGACCGACGCGGTCTACACCGGAAACGAGCTGGCCCAGGGCTCCGACTGCAAGATGGTCCGTCCCGGCGGCTGA
- a CDS encoding TetR/AcrR family transcriptional regulator: MGITSATRHKPSGKGSAQAHLPQGTGRQRAATQGTDLQRERILQAAARLFAAQGYANTTMAQIVRALGVTKPFVYYYFRDKQEIFETLSWRPAVDCFTALDFAAGDPRRASEKVLEGIERLIRATIAHHPCAFFPYREPQVYRPEYIAAQKKLAHHFYDLLCPLLEEARRDGDLDFTETKITALAACSLPGFLYSWYRPGGRLSPDEVAAELTRLASRVIGLRSVKEPR; encoded by the coding sequence ATGGGTATAACTTCGGCGACACGGCACAAACCCTCTGGCAAGGGCTCGGCACAGGCGCACCTGCCACAGGGCACCGGCCGACAGCGGGCTGCCACGCAGGGCACCGACCTGCAACGCGAACGCATCCTGCAGGCGGCGGCACGGCTCTTTGCCGCGCAGGGTTACGCCAACACGACCATGGCGCAGATCGTTCGGGCGCTGGGCGTGACCAAGCCCTTCGTGTACTACTACTTCCGCGACAAGCAGGAGATCTTCGAAACGCTTTCGTGGCGCCCCGCGGTCGACTGCTTCACCGCGCTCGACTTCGCCGCGGGCGATCCGCGCCGCGCGAGCGAGAAGGTGCTCGAAGGCATCGAGCGGCTGATCCGCGCCACCATCGCGCACCATCCCTGCGCCTTCTTTCCGTACCGTGAGCCGCAGGTGTACCGGCCCGAATACATCGCCGCGCAAAAGAAGCTCGCGCATCACTTCTACGACCTGCTCTGCCCGCTGCTCGAAGAAGCCCGCCGCGACGGCGACCTGGACTTCACCGAGACCAAGATCACCGCGCTGGCCGCCTGCAGCCTGCCGGGCTTTCTCTACAGCTGGTACCGGCCCGGCGGCCGCCTCTCGCCCGACGAAGTGGCGGCCGAGCTCACCAGGCTGGCGAGCCGCGTGATCGGCCTGCGCAGCGTCAAAGAACCGCGTTGA